The Solibacillus sp. FSL W7-1464 genome contains a region encoding:
- a CDS encoding GntR family transcriptional regulator, giving the protein MTIKADHRHLYLQVIDRLKSDIDKGTYRENEKLPSEFELSKTLGVSRATLREALRLLEEENIIVRRHGVGTFVNPKPVFTSGIEHLSSVSSMIENAGMNPGTIFISAKEEKATEDDVERFQADIDDNVITIERVRTADNEPVVYCVDKVPANLLPKEFISNQNVSIFSALEQTGSIRVAYAVTYIDPVGFHDEVSPILKCGPETALLVLKQLHYDENDRVVLYSKNYFRADKFSFHVVRKRV; this is encoded by the coding sequence TTGACAATTAAAGCAGATCATCGTCATTTATACTTACAAGTTATTGATCGTTTGAAGTCAGATATAGATAAAGGGACATATCGTGAGAACGAAAAATTACCCTCAGAGTTCGAACTTTCAAAAACATTAGGTGTAAGTCGTGCAACGCTTCGTGAAGCACTGCGACTTTTGGAAGAAGAAAACATTATTGTCCGTCGTCATGGTGTGGGTACATTCGTCAATCCAAAGCCGGTCTTTACGTCAGGCATTGAACATTTATCGAGTGTATCATCTATGATTGAAAATGCTGGTATGAATCCGGGCACAATCTTCATCAGTGCGAAGGAAGAAAAAGCCACGGAAGATGATGTGGAACGTTTCCAAGCTGACATTGATGACAATGTTATCACGATTGAACGTGTAAGAACGGCCGATAACGAACCGGTCGTCTACTGTGTAGACAAAGTGCCGGCAAATCTATTGCCAAAAGAATTTATAAGTAATCAAAATGTTTCGATTTTCTCGGCTTTAGAGCAAACCGGATCCATCCGTGTCGCATATGCAGTGACATATATCGATCCTGTAGGCTTCCACGATGAAGTATCACCGATATTGAAATGTGGGCCGGAAACAGCATTGCTTGTATTAAAGCAACTTCACTATGATGAAAATGATCGTGTTGTTCTTTATTCAAAAAATTATTTCAGAGCTGACAAATTCAGCTTCCATGTAGTACGTAAACGGGTGTAG
- a CDS encoding BMP family lipoprotein, with amino-acid sequence MKKRKFGLLISSVVATGAILAACGTDEESTDSKDTSNNDSNSGSETSTDTGSGDFSIAMVTDVGGVDDKSFNQSAWEGVQKFGADNGLSKGNGGFDYLQSQSDADYNTNLNNLLRRDFDLVFGVGFMMGDAIEEIANDNPDAQLALIDAEVAADNVANILFKEQEGAFLAGVVAASMSESGKIGFVGGTDIPVINRFHAGFIEGAKAVNPDIEIQVNYTGVFDDASKGKIAANSMYSSGVDIIFHAAGGTGNGVFSEAKERKAKDPDANVWVIGVDADQYAEGQVDDSTNITLTSMLKGVNNAVVDIATKAKNGEFPGGTTTVYGLAEDGVGLADSRGAIPQEVLDKVEEYKEKIASGEITVSEEKPKE; translated from the coding sequence ATGAAAAAGCGTAAATTTGGTTTATTAATTTCTTCTGTAGTAGCAACTGGTGCAATTTTGGCGGCATGCGGAACTGACGAAGAGTCAACTGATTCAAAAGACACTTCAAACAATGATTCTAATTCTGGTTCTGAAACAAGCACTGACACAGGTTCTGGCGATTTCTCGATCGCAATGGTTACAGACGTTGGTGGCGTAGACGACAAATCATTCAACCAATCAGCTTGGGAAGGTGTTCAAAAGTTCGGTGCTGACAATGGCTTATCTAAAGGTAACGGTGGTTTTGATTACTTACAATCACAATCAGATGCTGACTACAACACAAACTTAAACAACTTATTACGTCGTGACTTCGATTTAGTATTCGGTGTTGGTTTCATGATGGGTGATGCAATTGAAGAAATCGCTAATGACAATCCAGATGCACAGTTAGCATTAATCGATGCTGAAGTTGCAGCTGACAACGTAGCGAATATCCTGTTCAAAGAGCAAGAAGGTGCTTTCTTAGCGGGTGTTGTTGCAGCTTCAATGTCTGAATCAGGCAAAATCGGTTTCGTAGGCGGTACAGATATCCCAGTAATCAACCGTTTCCACGCTGGTTTCATCGAAGGTGCAAAAGCTGTTAACCCGGATATCGAAATCCAAGTGAACTACACAGGCGTATTCGATGATGCATCTAAAGGTAAAATTGCTGCGAACTCAATGTACTCTTCTGGCGTAGATATTATTTTCCACGCTGCTGGTGGTACTGGTAACGGTGTATTCTCGGAAGCTAAAGAGCGTAAAGCAAAAGATCCGGACGCTAACGTATGGGTAATCGGTGTTGACGCTGACCAGTATGCAGAAGGTCAAGTGGACGACTCTACAAACATCACATTAACTTCTATGTTAAAAGGTGTTAACAACGCAGTAGTGGATATCGCTACTAAAGCGAAAAACGGCGAGTTCCCGGGCGGTACAACAACAGTTTACGGTTTAGCTGAAGACGGTGTTGGCTTAGCGGATTCTCGTGGTGCAATTCCTCAAGAAGTATTAGATAAAGTGGAAGAATATAAAGAGAAAATTGCTTCTGGCGAAATTACAGTTTCAGAAGAAAAACCTAAAGAGTAA
- a CDS encoding ABC transporter ATP-binding protein, translated as MEYVIEMLGIRKEFGNFVANNNITLQLKKGEIHALLGENGAGKSTLMNVLFGLYQPEAGDIKVRGESVKITDPNKANDLGIGMVHQHFMLVENFTVTENIILGSEPTKLGAINIKDAAKDIAALSKKYNLDVDPYAKIEDISVGMQQRVEILKTLYRGAEILIFDEPTASLTPQEITELMAILKLLIKEGKSIIIITHKLKEIMEVSDRVTIIRKGEGVGTVVTNETNPDQLAELMVGRQVEFKTEKGEANPTEEIFKIENLVVTDYRDVEKVKGLNLSIRRGEIVGIAGIDGNGQSELIEAITGLRKIKSGKVTLGGKDITGLKPREITETGVGHIPQDRHKHGLVLDFPIGHNIALQTYYKSPISKGVIMDYKKINEKARQIIKEYDVRSGQGEMTPARALSGGNQQKAIIGREVDRDPDLLIAALPTRGLDVGAIEFIHSRLIEQRDKGKAVLLISFELDEVMNVSDRIAVIYDGTIVDTVYPKETSEQELGLLMAGEKRKAKAVKEGNE; from the coding sequence GTGGAATATGTGATTGAAATGCTTGGAATCCGAAAAGAGTTCGGTAATTTCGTAGCAAACAATAATATCACCCTCCAGTTAAAAAAAGGCGAAATTCATGCACTACTAGGGGAAAACGGTGCAGGTAAATCGACTTTAATGAATGTACTTTTCGGTCTTTATCAACCAGAAGCCGGAGACATCAAAGTACGCGGGGAATCAGTAAAAATTACAGACCCGAACAAAGCGAATGATTTAGGAATCGGAATGGTGCACCAGCACTTTATGCTCGTGGAAAACTTTACGGTTACTGAAAATATCATTTTAGGAAGCGAACCTACTAAACTGGGTGCCATCAACATTAAAGATGCTGCAAAAGATATTGCTGCATTATCGAAGAAATACAACTTGGATGTGGATCCATATGCGAAAATTGAAGATATTTCTGTCGGAATGCAACAACGTGTAGAAATTTTAAAAACGTTATACCGAGGTGCGGAAATCCTTATTTTTGACGAGCCGACTGCATCATTAACACCGCAGGAAATTACGGAATTGATGGCGATTTTAAAACTTCTGATTAAAGAAGGCAAGTCGATTATCATCATTACGCATAAGCTGAAAGAAATTATGGAAGTATCCGACCGTGTAACGATTATCCGTAAAGGTGAAGGGGTTGGAACAGTCGTAACGAATGAAACAAACCCGGACCAGCTTGCGGAATTAATGGTAGGCCGACAAGTAGAATTCAAAACAGAAAAAGGGGAAGCAAACCCTACTGAAGAAATCTTCAAAATCGAAAACCTGGTTGTAACGGATTACCGGGATGTCGAAAAAGTAAAAGGGCTGAATTTATCGATTCGCCGTGGTGAAATCGTTGGTATTGCGGGGATTGACGGAAATGGTCAGTCAGAATTGATCGAGGCCATTACAGGACTGCGCAAAATTAAGAGCGGTAAAGTAACTTTAGGCGGCAAAGATATTACAGGTTTAAAACCGCGTGAAATTACGGAAACAGGGGTAGGCCATATTCCTCAGGACCGTCACAAACACGGACTTGTTCTGGATTTCCCGATTGGGCATAATATCGCACTGCAAACTTACTATAAATCGCCAATTTCAAAAGGCGTAATTATGGACTATAAAAAAATTAACGAAAAAGCACGTCAAATCATTAAAGAGTATGATGTTCGTTCAGGTCAAGGCGAAATGACGCCTGCACGTGCGCTTTCAGGCGGTAACCAGCAGAAGGCGATCATCGGACGTGAAGTCGACCGTGATCCGGATCTGCTCATCGCAGCACTTCCTACTCGCGGATTGGACGTAGGGGCAATTGAATTTATCCACTCTCGTTTAATCGAACAACGTGATAAAGGAAAAGCCGTATTACTGATTTCGTTTGAATTGGATGAAGTAATGAACGTATCCGACCGCATTGCCGTTATTTATGATGGAACAATCGTCGATACGGTTTATCCGAAAGAAACATCTGAGCAAGAACTGGGCTTATTAATGGCCGGTGAAAAACGTAAAGCAAAGGCAGTTAAGGAGGGGAACGAATAA
- a CDS encoding ABC transporter permease, giving the protein MSNRVVNLLVPLISVVLGLLVGGIIMVVSGYDAIDGYTALWNGIFGDSYSIGNTIRQITPYILAGLAVAFAFRTGLFNIGVEGQLLMGWLAAAYVGYAIEGLPRVIHLPLALLAAAAAGAFWAFIVGFLKAKLQVHEVIASIMLNYTALYLTNAAIKSLSDGGFKTPTVLESATLRNQWLREITDNSSLHLGIIVALIMVVVMWFILEKTTRGYELKAVGFNKNAAEYAGMNVNRNIILAMTISGVFAGLGGAMEALGTYQNASIKAAASGIGFDGIAVALLGANNPIGVFFGASLFGSLKYGSLNMPNEAGIPEEIVSIIIAVIILFVASGYILRVGLQKFGKKKEGK; this is encoded by the coding sequence ATGTCAAATCGAGTTGTGAATCTGCTCGTTCCACTCATTTCGGTAGTTTTAGGATTACTCGTCGGCGGAATCATCATGGTTGTCAGCGGCTATGATGCAATCGATGGCTATACTGCATTATGGAATGGTATTTTCGGAGATTCTTATTCTATCGGGAATACGATTCGTCAAATTACACCGTATATTTTAGCCGGTCTTGCAGTAGCGTTTGCGTTCCGTACGGGACTGTTCAACATCGGTGTTGAAGGTCAGCTGTTAATGGGCTGGCTTGCAGCGGCATATGTCGGGTATGCAATTGAAGGATTACCACGTGTGATCCACTTGCCATTAGCATTACTGGCGGCTGCGGCAGCAGGTGCATTCTGGGCATTTATCGTCGGTTTCCTGAAAGCAAAACTGCAAGTACATGAAGTAATCGCTTCGATCATGTTAAACTACACAGCATTATATTTAACAAATGCTGCGATCAAATCATTATCGGACGGCGGATTCAAAACGCCGACAGTTTTAGAGTCAGCGACATTACGTAATCAGTGGTTACGTGAAATTACGGATAATTCAAGTCTTCACTTAGGGATTATCGTGGCACTGATCATGGTTGTTGTCATGTGGTTCATTTTAGAGAAAACAACGCGCGGCTATGAGTTGAAAGCAGTAGGGTTCAACAAAAACGCTGCTGAATATGCGGGTATGAACGTAAACCGCAACATCATTCTGGCGATGACAATTTCCGGTGTATTCGCCGGTCTTGGCGGTGCGATGGAAGCATTGGGAACATATCAGAACGCATCGATTAAAGCTGCGGCTTCCGGTATCGGATTCGACGGGATTGCCGTTGCCTTACTAGGTGCAAACAATCCGATCGGTGTATTCTTCGGAGCTTCATTATTCGGTTCCCTGAAATACGGTTCATTAAACATGCCGAACGAAGCAGGTATTCCGGAAGAAATCGT